Proteins from a genomic interval of Methanothrix sp.:
- a CDS encoding methanogenesis marker 12 protein translates to MFIGVDHGTRAIRFANHHGEGIAIPRSEAGSLRPEEILERIKDHFHAGSFDLVALCYSMGDGITRITRLQDAENRGLARLSGAGIEVGGGTRVYEAMAISGWPVVLLPGIHRGSNTDVRMKVFSHGASPEKVGLGYYVVRRGVENAVIADASSNTVTIGINDGRIAGAIDAPIFAPGLLQGPLDVDAIRAVDDGRMTANEAFSHGGILRRMNLSDEHDDLALEILALFAAMEMSAMSILLKDLGAGSPDMFLAGDPAPNIAERVSELLSVDVIPLPSFASATGCAWIAEDISAGMRSIMGIDVDERVFDGSG, encoded by the coding sequence ATGTTCATAGGCGTCGACCACGGGACGAGGGCGATAAGGTTCGCGAATCATCATGGAGAAGGCATTGCAATACCAAGATCCGAGGCCGGATCCCTCAGACCGGAGGAGATACTGGAGAGGATAAAGGATCACTTTCATGCCGGATCGTTCGATCTTGTTGCGCTCTGCTACTCGATGGGCGACGGCATAACGCGCATAACCAGACTCCAGGATGCTGAGAACAGGGGGCTCGCGAGGCTCAGCGGCGCCGGGATCGAGGTCGGGGGTGGCACAAGGGTATACGAGGCCATGGCGATCTCCGGCTGGCCGGTCGTCCTGCTCCCGGGCATACACAGAGGCTCCAATACAGATGTGAGAATGAAGGTCTTTTCTCATGGAGCGAGCCCTGAGAAGGTCGGCCTCGGGTACTACGTCGTGCGCAGGGGCGTGGAGAACGCTGTGATAGCTGATGCCAGCTCCAACACAGTCACGATCGGCATAAACGATGGGAGGATCGCAGGGGCGATAGATGCGCCGATATTCGCCCCCGGCCTGCTGCAGGGGCCGCTGGATGTCGATGCGATAAGAGCTGTTGATGATGGAAGGATGACAGCGAACGAGGCATTCTCGCATGGCGGGATCCTGAGAAGGATGAATCTCTCAGATGAGCATGACGATCTCGCGCTGGAGATCCTGGCACTCTTCGCAGCGATGGAGATGAGCGCGATGTCCATTCTCCTCAAGGACCTCGGCGCTGGATCTCCGGATATGTTCCTTGCAGGAGATCCAGCTCCAAATATCGCTGAGCGCGTCTCTGAGCTTCTCAGCGTTGATGTCATTCCTCTACCATCATTTGCCTCTGCCACGGGCTGCGCCTGGATCGCAGAGGATATATCTGCAGGGATGAGATCCATCATGGGGATAGATGTTGATGAGCGGGTCTTCGATGGGAGTGGATGA